ACTACCCTGTATAACTCTAATATGGTGCTTTATTTCGTCAAGAATTATATCCGGTATGGTGAAGTGCCGAGAAATATGATAGAAAGCAATATCCGCATCGACTACGAAAAGTTGCGCATGCTCATCCGCAAGGACAAGGAGTTCGCCCACGACGCCTCTATCATACAGACCTTGGTGAGCCAGGGGTACATTACCGGTGAACTGAAAGAAGGATTCCCAGCCGTCAACATTGTGGATCCCGACAACTTCGTGAGCCTGCTCTACTATTTCGGTATGCTTACCATCAGTGGCATGCATAAGGGAAAGACCAAACTTACTATCCCCAATCAGGTGGTGCAGGAACAACTTTATACCTATCTGCTGAATACGTATAATGAGGCCGACTTGAGTTTCAGCAGTTATGAGAAAAGCGAACTTGCCTCTAGTTTGGCTTATGACGGTGCCTGGCAATCCTACTTCGATTATATCGCTGCCTGCCTGCAGCGTTACGCCTCGCAGCGCGACAAGCAGAAGGGCGAGTTCTTCGTTCACGGCTTTACCTTGGCGATGACAGCACAGAACCGCTTCTATCGCCCCATTTCCGAGGCAGATACGCAGGCGGGATATGTCGACATCTTCCTCTCCCCGTTGCTGGACATCTATCCCGATATGAGGCACAGCTACATCATCGAACTGAAATACGCCAAGTATCGCGACCCCGAAAGCCGCGTGGATGAATTGCGGACGGAAGGTATTGCTCAGGCGAATCGCTATGCCGATACCGATACGGTGAAACGTGCTGTCGGTACCACCATATTGCACAAAATCGTTGTGGTATATAAAGGTATGGAGATGAGGGTGTGTGAAGAAATACTCTCTTAAAATAAATAGATTATGCTGGACGTCATTCTGATTATAATAAGTGGTCTTTGTATGCTAGCCGGATTGGCCGGTTGTATTCTTCCGTTTCTTCCGGGACCACCTATTGCTTACCTGGGACTGGTGATTCTCCATTTCACGGATAAAGTGCAATATACCACGACGCAATTAATCGTATGGTTATTGATTGTAGCTGTATTGCAGGTATTGGATTACTTCACGCCGATGCTTGGCAGTAAGTATAGCGGCGGCAGCAAATGGGGAAACTGGGGATGTATCATCGGAACGCTGGTCGGACTTCTTTTCTTGCCTTGGGGAATCATTCTCGGCCCCTTTCTCGGTGCTGTGATTGGTGAGTTATTAGGGAATAAGGAGTTTTCCCAGGCACTCAAGTCCGGGTTCGGCTCATTGCTCGGATTCATCCTCGGCACTTTGCTGAAGTTTGTTGTCTGCGGTTATTTCTGCTATCAGTTTATAGTCGGACTCGTCCGGTAAATCAATTTAATGTTGTAAAACATTCGTCTATATAGTATATCTATTGTACTGAAAT
The DNA window shown above is from Bacteroides faecium and carries:
- a CDS encoding DUF456 domain-containing protein is translated as MLDVILIIISGLCMLAGLAGCILPFLPGPPIAYLGLVILHFTDKVQYTTTQLIVWLLIVAVLQVLDYFTPMLGSKYSGGSKWGNWGCIIGTLVGLLFLPWGIILGPFLGAVIGELLGNKEFSQALKSGFGSLLGFILGTLLKFVVCGYFCYQFIVGLVR